A genomic segment from Vanessa cardui chromosome 30, ilVanCard2.1, whole genome shotgun sequence encodes:
- the LOC124542258 gene encoding periaxin-like isoform X2: MNLSTLLVILGILLTLATAHPTPTVGKLRKGFAIKDINPEENKPCETNPDDEIPVNTKPDVKNPDVKNPDVKNPDVKNPDVKNPDVKNPDIKNPDIKNPDDKVPDIKNPDVKNPDIKNPDVKNPDDKVPDIKKPDVKNPDVKNPDIKNPDVKNPDIKNPDVKNPDIKNPDDKVPDIKNPDVKNPDIKNPDIKNPDIKNPDVKNPDDKVPDIKNPDVKNPDVKNPDIKNPDVKNPGVKNPDVKNPDIKNPDIKNPDVKNPGVKNPDVKNPDIKNPAVKNPDIKNPDVKNPDVKNPDIKNPDVKNPGVKNPDVKNPDIKNPDIKNPDDKVPDIKNPDVKNPDVKNPDIKNPDVKNPDVKNPDIKNPDVKNPGVKNPDVKNPDIKNPDIKNPDDKVPDIKNPDVKNPAVKNPDIKNPDVKNPDVKNPDIKNPDDKVPDIKNPDVKNPDVKNPDIKNPDVKNPDVKNPDIKNPDVKNPGVKNPDVKNPDIKNPDIKNPDDKVPDIKNPDVKNPDVKNPDIKNPDVKNPDVKNPHVKNPDVKNPDVKNPDVKNPDIKNPDVKNPEVKNPDVKNPDIKNPDDKVPAITKPDVKNPDVKNPHVKNPEVKNPDVKNPDVKNPDIKNPDVKNPEVKNPDVKNPDIKNPGDKVPDIKNPDVKNPDVKNPDIKNPDIKNPDVKNPDIKNPDIKNPDDKVPDIKNPDVKNPDVKNPDVKNPDVKNPDIKNPDVKNSDIKNPDVKNPDVKNPDIKNPDIKNPDDKVPDIKNPDVKNPDVKNPDIKNPGVKNPDVKNPDVKNPDIKNPDVKNPDVKNPDVKNPDIKNPDVKNPDIKNPDDKNPNVKNPDIKNPDVKNPDVKNPDVKNPDIKNTDIKNPDDKVPDVKNPDVKNPDVKNPDIKNPDDKIPCNTKQDVKNPDVNNPDVKNPDVKNPDVKNQDIKNPDDKIPVITKPDDKKLDK; this comes from the exons ATGAATCTATCAACGCTGCTTGTGATactt GGTATTCTCCTGACATTAGCTACAGCACATCCAA CGCCGACTGTGGGTAAATTACGAAAAGGTTTTGCAATCAAGGACATAAACCCGGAAGAAAATAAACCATGTGAGACGAATCCAGACGACGAGATACCAGTCAACACGAAACCAGACGTCAAGAATCCGGACGTAAAGAATCCAGACGTCAAGAATCCAGACGTCAAGAATCCAGACGTCAAGAATCCGGACGTCAAGAATCCGGATATAAAGAATCCAGACATCAAGAATCCGGACGATAAGGTACCAGACATCAAGAATCCGGACGTCAAGAATCCAGATATAAAGAATCCAGACGTCAAGAATCCGGACGATAAGGTACCAGACATCAAGAAACCAGACGTAAAGAATCCGGACGTCAAGAATCCAGATATAAAGAATCCAGACGTCAAGAATCCGGACATAAAGAATCCGGACGTCAAGAATCCAGAC ATCAAGAATCCGGACGATAAGGTACCAGACATCAAGAATCCAGACGTAAAGAATCCGGATATAAAGAATCCAGACATCAAAAATCCAGACATCAAGAATCCGGACGTCAAGAATCCGGACGATAAG GTACCAGACATCAAGAATCCAGACGTAAAGAATCCGGACGTCAAGAATCCAGACATCAAGAATCCAGATGTCAAGAATCCAGGCGTTAAGAATCCAGACGTCAAGAATCCGGATATAAAGAATCCAGAC ATCAAGAATCCAGATGTCAAGAATCCAGGCGTTAAGAATCCAGACGTCAAGAATCCGGATATAAAGAATCCAGCCGTCAAGAATCCGGATATAAAGAATCCAGACGTCAAGAATCCGGACGTCAAGAATCCAGACATCAAGAATCCAGATGTCAAGAATCCAGGCGTTAAGAATCCAGACGTCAAGAATCCGGATATAAAGAATCCAGACATCAAGAATCCGGACGATAAGGTACCAGACATCAAGAATCCAGACGTAAAGAATCCGGACGTCAAGAATCCAGATATAAAGAATCCAGACGTCAAGAATCCGGACGTCAAGAATCCAGACATCAAGAATCCAGATGTCAAGAATCCAGGCGTTAAGAATCCAGACGTCAAGAATCCGGATATAAAGAATCCAGACATCAAGAATCCGGACGATAAGGTACCAGACATCAAGAATCCAGACGTAAAGAATCCAGCCGTCAAGAATCCGGATATAAAGAATCCAGACGTCAAGAATCCGGACGTCAAGAATCCAGAC ATCAAGAATCCGGACGATAAGGTACCAGACATCAAGAATCCAGACGTAAAGAATCCGGACGTCAAGAATCCAGATATAAAGAATCCAGACGTCAAGAATCCGGACGTCAAGAATCCAGACATCAAGAATCCAGATGTCAAGAATCCAGGCGTTAAGAATCCAGACGTCAAGAATCCGGATATAAAGAATCCAGACATCAAGAATCCGGACGATAAGGTACCAGACATCAAGAATCCAGACGTAAAGAATCCGGACGTCAAGAATCCAGATATAAAGAATCCAGACGTCAAGAATCCGGACGTCAAGAATCCACATGTCAAGAATCCAGACGTTAAAAATCCAGACGTCAAGAATCCGGACGTCAAAAATCCAGACATCAAGAATCCAGATGTCAAGAATCCGGAGGTAAAGAATCCGGACGTCAAGAATCCAGACATCAAGAATCCGGACGATAAGGTCCCAGCCATCACGAAACCAGACGTCAAGAATCCGGACGTCAAGAATCCACATGTCAAGAATCCAGAAGTTAAAAATCCAGACGTCAAGAATCCGGACGTCAAAAATCCAGACATCAAGAATCCAGATGTCAAGAATCCGGAGGTAAAGAATCCGGACGTCAAGAATCCAGACATCAAGAATCCGGGCGATAAGGTACCAGACATCAAGAATCCAGACGTAAAGAATCCGGACGTCAAGAATCCGGATATAAAGAATCCAGAC ATCAAGAATCCAGATGTCAAGAATCCGGATATAAAGAATCCAGACATCAAGAATCCGGACGATAAGGTACCAGACATCAAGAATCCAGACGTAAAGAATCCGGACGTCAAGAATCCGGACGTCAAGAATCCGGACGTCAAGAATCCAGATATAAAGAATCCAGACGTCAAAAATTCGGATATAAAGAATCCAGACGTCAAGAATCCGGAC GTCAAGAATCCAGATATAAAGAATCCAGACATCAAGAATCCGGACGATAAGGTACCAGACATCAAGAATCCAGACGTAAAGAATCCGGACGTCAAGAATCCAGACATCAAGAATCCAGGCGTTAAGAATCCAGACGTCAAGAATCCGGACGTCAAGAATCCGGATATAAAGAATCCAGAC GTCAAGAATCCAGACGTCAAGAATCCAGACGTTAAAAATCCAGACATCAAGAATCCGGACGTTAAGAATCCAGACATCAAGAATCCGGACGATAAGAATCCGAACGTCAAGAATCCAGACATCAAGAATCCGGACGTAAAGAATCCAGACGTTAAAAATCCAGACGTCAAGAATCCGGATATAAAGAATACAGACATCAAGAATCCGGACGATAAGGTACCAGACGTTAAAAATCCAGACGTCAAGAATCCGGACGTCAAGAATCCAGAC ATCAAGAATCCGGACGATAAGATACCTTGCAACACGAAACAAGACGTAAAGAATCCAGACGTAAACAATCCTGACGTAAAGAATCCAGACGTCAAGAATCCTGACGTCAAGAATCAAGACATCAAGAATCCGGACGATAAGATACCAGTTATCACAAAACCAGACGACAAGAAACTAGACAAATAA
- the LOC124542258 gene encoding uncharacterized protein LOC124542258 isoform X1, whose product MNLSTLLVILGILLTLATAHPTPTVGKLRKGFAIKDINPEENKPCETNPDDEIPVNTKPDVKNPDVKNPDVKNPDVKNPDVKNPDVKNPDIKNPDIKNPDDKVPDIKNPDVKNPDIKNPDVKNPDDKVPDIKKPDVKNPDVKNPDIKNPDVKNPDIKNPDVKNPDIKNPDDKVPDIKNPDVKNPDIKNPDIKNPDIKNPDVKNPDDKVPDIKNPDVKNPDVKNPDIKNPDVKNPGVKNPDVKNPDIKNPDIKNPDVKNPGVKNPDVKNPDIKNPAVKNPDIKNPDVKNPDVKNPDIKNPDVKNPGVKNPDVKNPDIKNPDIKNPDDKVPDIKNPDVKNPDVKNPDIKNPDVKNPDVKNPDIKNPDVKNPGVKNPDVKNPDIKNPDIKNPDDKVPDIKNPDVKNPAVKNPDIKNPDVKNPDVKNPDIKNPDDKVPDIKNPDVKNPDVKNPDIKNPDVKNPDVKNPDIKNPDVKNPGVKNPDVKNPDIKNPDIKNPDDKVPDIKNPDVKNPDVKNPDIKNPDVKNPDVKNPHVKNPDVKNPDVKNPDVKNPDIKNPDVKNPEVKNPDVKNPDIKNPDDKVPAITKPDVKNPDVKNPHVKNPEVKNPDVKNPDVKNPDIKNPDVKNPEVKNPDVKNPDIKNPGDKVPDIKNPDVKNPDVKNPDIKNPDIKNPDVKNPDIKNPDIKNPDDKVPDIKNPDVKNPDVKNPDVKNPDVKNPDIKNPDVKNSDIKNPDVKNPDVKNPDIKNPDIKNPDDKVPDIKNPDVKNPDVKNPDIKNPGVKNPDVKNPDVKNPDIKNPDVKNPDVKNPDVKNPDIKNPDVKNPDIKNPDDKNPNVKNPDIKNPDVKNPDVKNPDVKNPDIKNTDIKNPDDKVPDVKNPDVKNPDVKNPDIKNPDVKNPDIKNPDIKNPDDKVPDIKNPDVKNPDDKVPVITKPDVKNPDIKNPDIKNPDDKVPDIKNPDVKNPDVKNPDDKVPDIKNPDIKNPDVKNPNVKNPDVKNPDVKNPDIKNPDVKNPDIKNPDDKNPNVKNPDIKNPDVKNPDVKNPDVKNPDIKNTDIKNPDDKVPDVKNPDVKNPDVKNPDIKNPDDKIPCNTKQDVKNPDVNNPDVKNPDVKNPDVKNQDIKNPDDKIPVITKPDDKKLDK is encoded by the exons ATGAATCTATCAACGCTGCTTGTGATactt GGTATTCTCCTGACATTAGCTACAGCACATCCAA CGCCGACTGTGGGTAAATTACGAAAAGGTTTTGCAATCAAGGACATAAACCCGGAAGAAAATAAACCATGTGAGACGAATCCAGACGACGAGATACCAGTCAACACGAAACCAGACGTCAAGAATCCGGACGTAAAGAATCCAGACGTCAAGAATCCAGACGTCAAGAATCCAGACGTCAAGAATCCGGACGTCAAGAATCCGGATATAAAGAATCCAGACATCAAGAATCCGGACGATAAGGTACCAGACATCAAGAATCCGGACGTCAAGAATCCAGATATAAAGAATCCAGACGTCAAGAATCCGGACGATAAGGTACCAGACATCAAGAAACCAGACGTAAAGAATCCGGACGTCAAGAATCCAGATATAAAGAATCCAGACGTCAAGAATCCGGACATAAAGAATCCGGACGTCAAGAATCCAGAC ATCAAGAATCCGGACGATAAGGTACCAGACATCAAGAATCCAGACGTAAAGAATCCGGATATAAAGAATCCAGACATCAAAAATCCAGACATCAAGAATCCGGACGTCAAGAATCCGGACGATAAG GTACCAGACATCAAGAATCCAGACGTAAAGAATCCGGACGTCAAGAATCCAGACATCAAGAATCCAGATGTCAAGAATCCAGGCGTTAAGAATCCAGACGTCAAGAATCCGGATATAAAGAATCCAGAC ATCAAGAATCCAGATGTCAAGAATCCAGGCGTTAAGAATCCAGACGTCAAGAATCCGGATATAAAGAATCCAGCCGTCAAGAATCCGGATATAAAGAATCCAGACGTCAAGAATCCGGACGTCAAGAATCCAGACATCAAGAATCCAGATGTCAAGAATCCAGGCGTTAAGAATCCAGACGTCAAGAATCCGGATATAAAGAATCCAGACATCAAGAATCCGGACGATAAGGTACCAGACATCAAGAATCCAGACGTAAAGAATCCGGACGTCAAGAATCCAGATATAAAGAATCCAGACGTCAAGAATCCGGACGTCAAGAATCCAGACATCAAGAATCCAGATGTCAAGAATCCAGGCGTTAAGAATCCAGACGTCAAGAATCCGGATATAAAGAATCCAGACATCAAGAATCCGGACGATAAGGTACCAGACATCAAGAATCCAGACGTAAAGAATCCAGCCGTCAAGAATCCGGATATAAAGAATCCAGACGTCAAGAATCCGGACGTCAAGAATCCAGAC ATCAAGAATCCGGACGATAAGGTACCAGACATCAAGAATCCAGACGTAAAGAATCCGGACGTCAAGAATCCAGATATAAAGAATCCAGACGTCAAGAATCCGGACGTCAAGAATCCAGACATCAAGAATCCAGATGTCAAGAATCCAGGCGTTAAGAATCCAGACGTCAAGAATCCGGATATAAAGAATCCAGACATCAAGAATCCGGACGATAAGGTACCAGACATCAAGAATCCAGACGTAAAGAATCCGGACGTCAAGAATCCAGATATAAAGAATCCAGACGTCAAGAATCCGGACGTCAAGAATCCACATGTCAAGAATCCAGACGTTAAAAATCCAGACGTCAAGAATCCGGACGTCAAAAATCCAGACATCAAGAATCCAGATGTCAAGAATCCGGAGGTAAAGAATCCGGACGTCAAGAATCCAGACATCAAGAATCCGGACGATAAGGTCCCAGCCATCACGAAACCAGACGTCAAGAATCCGGACGTCAAGAATCCACATGTCAAGAATCCAGAAGTTAAAAATCCAGACGTCAAGAATCCGGACGTCAAAAATCCAGACATCAAGAATCCAGATGTCAAGAATCCGGAGGTAAAGAATCCGGACGTCAAGAATCCAGACATCAAGAATCCGGGCGATAAGGTACCAGACATCAAGAATCCAGACGTAAAGAATCCGGACGTCAAGAATCCGGATATAAAGAATCCAGAC ATCAAGAATCCAGATGTCAAGAATCCGGATATAAAGAATCCAGACATCAAGAATCCGGACGATAAGGTACCAGACATCAAGAATCCAGACGTAAAGAATCCGGACGTCAAGAATCCGGACGTCAAGAATCCGGACGTCAAGAATCCAGATATAAAGAATCCAGACGTCAAAAATTCGGATATAAAGAATCCAGACGTCAAGAATCCGGAC GTCAAGAATCCAGATATAAAGAATCCAGACATCAAGAATCCGGACGATAAGGTACCAGACATCAAGAATCCAGACGTAAAGAATCCGGACGTCAAGAATCCAGACATCAAGAATCCAGGCGTTAAGAATCCAGACGTCAAGAATCCGGACGTCAAGAATCCGGATATAAAGAATCCAGAC GTCAAGAATCCAGACGTCAAGAATCCAGACGTTAAAAATCCAGACATCAAGAATCCGGACGTTAAGAATCCAGACATCAAGAATCCGGACGATAAGAATCCGAACGTCAAGAATCCAGACATCAAGAATCCGGACGTAAAGAATCCAGACGTTAAAAATCCAGACGTCAAGAATCCGGATATAAAGAATACAGACATCAAGAATCCGGACGATAAGGTACCAGACGTTAAAAATCCAGACGTCAAGAATCCGGACGTCAAGAATCCAGACATCAAGAATCCAGATGTCAAGAATCCGGATATAAAGAATCCAGACATCAAGAATCCGGACGATAAGGTACCAGACATCAAGAATC CAGACGTCAAGAATCCGGACGATAAGGTGCCAGTTATCACGAAACCAGACGTCAAGAATCCAGATATAAAGAATCCAGACATCAAGAATCCGGACGATAAGGTACCAGACATCAAGAATCCAGACGTAAAGAATCCGGACGTCAAGAATCCAGAC GATAAGGTACCAGACATCAAGAATCCAGACATAAAGAATCCGGACGTCAAGAATCCAAACGTCAAGAATCCAGACGTCAAGAATCCAGACGTTAAAAATCCAGACATCAAGAATCCGGACGTTAAGAATCCAGACATCAAGAATCCGGACGATAAGAATCCGAACGTCAAGAATCCAGACATCAAGAATCCGGACGTAAAGAATCCAGACGTTAAAAATCCAGACGTCAAGAATCCGGATATAAAGAATACAGACATCAAGAATCCGGACGATAAGGTACCAGACGTTAAAAATCCAGACGTCAAGAATCCGGACGTCAAGAATCCAGACATCAAGAATCCGGACGATAAGATACCTTGCAACACGAAACAAGACGTAAAGAATCCAGACGTAAACAATCCTGACGTAAAGAATCCAGACGTCAAGAATCCTGACGTCAAGAATCAAGACATCAAGAATCCGGACGATAAGATACCAGTTATCACAAAACCAGACGACAAGAAACTAGACAAATAA
- the LOC124542171 gene encoding adenosine 5'-monophosphoramidase HINT3-like, whose protein sequence is MAVCLPTLTSAISRIVKQETSFSKRLTVLHPKFYVTNTMNSQSASVEKSSCVFCNIVNKLENTELLYEDDDVCVFRDIKPASDYHILTVPKRHIEDAKALQPVDKGLVEKMLSIAKEMLEKNNLSLDDARFGYHWPPFRSVRHLHLHTIAPQSKMGLIGRMIFKENSYWFVSPDYVASRL, encoded by the exons ATGGCTGTATGTTTACCAACTTTAACTTCAGCGATATCACGAATTGTCAAACAGGAAACGTCATTTTCTAAACGATTGACAGTACTGCATCCCAAATTTTACGTTACAAATACTATGAATTCTCAAAGTGCATCAGTTGAGAAATCTTCTTGCGTTTTTTgcaatatagttaataaattagAGAATACGGAATTACTGTACGAAGATGACGATGTTTGTGTTTTCCGGGACATAAAACCAGCTAGCGATTATCATATATTAACCGTGCCAAAACGTCATATAGAAGATGCGAAGGCCTTGCAACCAGTTGATAAAGGACTCG ttGAAAAGATGCTGTCCATAGCTAAGGAAATGTTggaaaaaaacaatttgtcGTTAGACGATGCAAGGTTTGGTTACCACTGGCCACCGTTCAGAAGTGTCAGACATTTGCACCTCCACACCATAGCTCCTCAATCCAAAATGGGGTTGATCGGACGAATGATTTTCAAGGAGAATTCATATTGGTTTGTTTCG CCGGATTATGTGGCTTCAAGGCTATGA
- the LOC124542170 gene encoding motile sperm domain-containing protein 2-like gives MAKIAEIRLLFETKIKDGIPDPPGPFDPRDLERVKSDKYLYRVLEHSQNNVQQAVQMLYDIMAWRKTNKVNEINEDTVNIDYLKEGIFFPHGRDIDSCLLFILKSKLYIKGSKNIEEVKKVVIYWLERIEREEDGKKITLFFDMDGCGLNNMDIEVIMYMITLLKNYYPYLINYIIVFQLPWMLSAGFKIIKGILPTAAVERLRMVNKDKLKDLVVPEQALICWGGKNDYVFKFVPENRVNVDKTLKNVTFAEDDNQHSPGEMLSLNPGKLLMFKLENDRIVAQLTIMNMDESCISFKIRTTAPEKYTVRPSSGILASKTSQTIQIIVSSGFHITSVVKDRFLVVSMQVPSPNISAKDLSKIWKNAGSKADEYRLKCSCIEFTETKKIEPSQDPESIVYKLNNLQNNHSMLVKRLDMLRVYQLLSMFFMFLTIVLGYLAFKNMKHCQY, from the coding sequence ATGGCTAAGATAGCggaaataagattattattcgAAACGAAAATTAAAGATGGCATCCCCGATCCGCCCGGCCCTTTCGATCCGCGAGACTTGGAAAGAGTTAAAAGTGATAAATACTTGTATCGCGTGTTAGAACATTCGCAGAATAATGTCCAGCAAGCTGTCCAAATGCTCTACGACATAATGGCGTGGAGAAAAACGAATAAAGTTAACGAAATAAACGAAGATACGGtgaatattgattatttaaaagagGGCATATTTTTTCCCCACGGTAGAGACATAGATAGTTGCTTGTTGTTCATTTTGAAGTCTAAACTTTACATAAAAGGCTCAAAAAATATAGAGGAGGTTAAGAAAGTTGTTATTTATTGGCTGGAAAGAATTGAGAGGGAGGAAGACGGCAAAAAGATTACATTATTCTTTGATATGGACGGCTGTGGCTTAAACAACATGGATATCGAAGTTATAATGTATATGATCACGTTATTGAAAAACTATTACCCATATCTCATAaactatattatagtttttcaaTTACCTTGGATGTTATCAGcgggttttaaaataataaagggtATTTTGCCTACCGCTGCGGTGGAACGGCTTAGAATGGTAAACAAGGATAAATTGAAGGACCTGGTTGTGCCGGAACAAGCTTTGATTTGTTGGGGTGGGAAGAATGATTATGTTTTCAAATTTGTCCCGGAGAACAGGGTCAATGTTgataaaactttgaaaaatgttACATTTGCCGAGGATGACAACCAACATTCCCCAGGAGAAATGTTAAGCTTGAATCCTGGCAAATTATTAATGTTCAAATTGGAAAACGATAGGATAGTTGCTCAATTGACTATTATGAATATGGACGAAAGTTGTATATCATTCAAAATTAGAACGACGGCTCCCGAAAAATATACAGTACGTCCTAGTTCCGGTATACTGGCAAGTAAAACATCACAGACTATACAAATTATTGTCAGTTCTGGTTTCCATATAACCTCCGTGGTGAAAGACAGGTTTCTAGTTGTATCGATGCAAGTTCCAAGTCCCAATATATCTGCGAAAGATTTGAGTAAGATTTGGAAGAACGCTGGCAGCAAAGCTGATGAGTACAGACTAAAATGTTCCTGTATAGAATTCacggaaacaaaaaaaattgagccAAGCCAAGATCCAGAATCAatcgtttataaattaaataatttacaaaacaatcATAGCATGCTCGTAAAGAGACTAGATATGTTGCGTGTGTACCAACTTCTCTCcatgttttttatgtttctaacgattgttttaggttatttagcatttaaaaatatgaaacattgTCAGTATTAA